Proteins encoded together in one Vitis vinifera cultivar Pinot Noir 40024 chromosome 4, ASM3070453v1 window:
- the LOC100263835 gene encoding protein GLUTAMINE DUMPER 2 has product MRTGATFNATAASPATVQRSPWHSPVPYLFGGLAAMLGLIAFALLILACSYWRFSNGHLDNGESGGERDLESGDDGKGGDARKVGPVVYEEKIVVIMAGDEKPRFLATPMSSRASSFGDNNGKSDGEEKKEQEKAEKSGEKLKEDMNHYEQTATSHNGETQHTHEAQEQNQ; this is encoded by the coding sequence ATGAGAACTGGTGCAACTTTCAACGCAACAGCAGCGTCGCCGGCCACGGTGCAGCGCTCGCCATGGCATTCTCCAGTGCCGTACCTCTTCGGAGGCTTGGCGGCTATGCTGGGTCTGATTGCTTTTGCGCTCTTGATCCTTGCTTGCTCTTACTGGAGGTTTTCTAATGGGCATTTGGACAACGGCGAAAGTGGTGGGGAAAGGGACTTGGAGAGCGGGGACGATGGCAAGGGCGGAGACGCCCGGAAGGTGGGGCCGGTGGTGTATGAGGAGAAGATTGTGGTGATAATGGCCGGAGATGAGAAGCCGAGGTTCTTAGCCACACCCATGTCGAGTAGAGCTTCTTCTTTTGGAGATAACAATGGGAAGAGCGATGGTGAGGAGAAGAAGGAGCAAGAGAAAGCAGAGAAGAGCGGTGAGAAGTTGAAAGAAGACATGAATCACTATGAACAAACAGCAACAAGCCATAACGGGGAAACTCAACACACCCATGAAGCCCAAGAGCAAAACCAGTGA